From one Coffea eugenioides isolate CCC68of chromosome 11, Ceug_1.0, whole genome shotgun sequence genomic stretch:
- the LOC113751499 gene encoding uncharacterized protein LOC113751499: MIRGKWERAQTPWNWKNFTREFNEKFLPPLIQEKREDEFIKLRQGTLSVAEYEGKFTKFSKYAPELVTNERKRIMCFVQGLNVEIWEGLAAAQISTFTEVLEKAQRVESAGEKPYKHLQEFDVVCNSMKPPEIIEEQIKMRTFPFSLKDSAKDWLDRSIIDAASGGALVNKTPREAWELIEGMAENSQQFGTREDISICKVNEIETSSIQQQLTELTLFVRQLAVGNASQAKVCGICTGMGHSTDMCPMIQEENVEQVNMAGYTPAPRNQYDPYSNTYNPGWRDHPNLSYGGNRQSNFIPNRQQGYQQQYQPRPPPPPSSSPSLEEMMKQFIATTAQRQQKTDSEIQDIRSQISQMAISINRLESQVNRRLPSQPELNLKNVSAMTLRSGKKIQGPELVTPKDKDEEKIEKELEAENTSIKNPAVLPDPIIDVKTNPPLFSSRLEKPKKQDQEKEILEVLRKIEINIPLLDAIKQVPKYVKFLRDLCVNQRRLRGDERVIVGENMSAILQRCQVGLLSHVG; the protein is encoded by the exons ATGATAAGGGGAAAGTGGGAAAGAGCCCAAACCCCTTGGAATTGGAAAAACTTTacgagggagtttaatgagaaatttcttccgcCTCTGATCCAAGAGAAGCGGGAGGATGAGTTCATCAAATTAAGACAAGGAACTCTTAGTGTAGCCGAATATGAAGGGAAGTTCACTAAATTTTCTAAGTACGCTCCCGAATTGGTGACTAATGAGCGGAAAAGGATAATGTGCTTCGTGCAAGGGCTTAATGTGGAGATTTGGGAGGGCTTGGCTGCAGCCCAAATTTCTACATTTACTGAAGTTTTGGAGAAAGCGCAGAGAGTTGAGAGCGCAG gtgagAAGCCGTATAAGCATCTGCAGGAGTTTGATGTTGTGTGCAATAGTATGAAACCCCCGGAAATCATAGAAGAGCAAATAAAAATGCGGACATTCCCTTTCTCATTGAAAGACTCTGCAAAGGACTGGCT AGATAGGAGCataattgatgctgcaagtggaggggcatTAGTGAACAAAACCCCTCGGGAAGCATGGGAACTAATTGAGGGAATGGCAGAGAATTCGCAACAATTTGGTACGAGGGAAGATATCTCGATATGCAAGGTGAATGAGATAGAGACATCCTCTATCCAGCAGCAGCTGACAGAGTTAACCTTGTTTGTTAGACAACTGGCTGTAGGGAACGCATCTCAGGCCAAGGTGTGTGGGATTTGCACTGGTATGGGTCATTCAACAGACATGTGCCCAATGATCCAAGAAGAAAATGTGGAGCAAGTGAACATGGCTGGTTACACGCCCGCGCCAAGAAATCAATATGACCCATATTCGAACACCTACAATCCTGGTTGGAGGGACCACCCCAACCTCAGCTATGGAGGGAACAGGCAGTCCAATTTCATACCAAATAGGCAGCAAGGATACCAGCAGCAGTACCAACCCCGACCACCTCCACCACCGAGCTCTAGCCCATCtttggaggagatgatgaaGCAATTTATAGCTACCACCGCGCAACGTCAGCAAAAGACGGATTCCGAAATACAGGACATAAGAAGTCAGATAAGTCAGATGGCAATATCAATCAACCGTCTGGAGTCTCAAGTAAACAGAAGATTGCCATCCCAACCTGAACTGAACCTAAAGAACGTAAGTGCAATGACTTTAAGGAGCGGGAAGAAAATTCAGGGGCCCGAACTCGTGACTCCAAAGGATAAGGACGAAGAGAAGATTGAGAAAGAACTTGAGGCAGAGAATACAAGCATAAAAAATCCAGCGGTACTCCCTGACCCGATTATAGATGTTAAAACTAACCCCCCTCTATTTTCTAGCAGGTTGGAGAAACCGAAGAAGCAGGACCAGGAGAAAGAGATCCTGGAGGTGCTTCGCAAGATAGAGATCAACATTCCCCTACTAGACGCAATCAAACAAGTGCCAAAGTATGTAAAATTTTTGAGAGATTTATGCGTCAATCAAAGAAGGTTAAGGGGAGATGAAAGGGTCATCGTGGGGGAGAATATGTCAGCGATTTTACAAAGATGCCAGGTAGGTTTACTGTCCCATGTAGGATAG
- the LOC113754119 gene encoding 60S acidic ribosomal protein P2A-like: protein MKVVTAYLLALLGRNTCPSAKDIKAILASVGADVDDEKIDLLLSQVDGKDITEMIAAGREKLASVPAGGGAGVAVAAAAAGGAAAAPVAEDKKEEKVEEKEESDDDMGFSLFD from the coding sequence ATGAAGGTGGTCACCGCATATTTGTTGGCCTTGTTGGGAAGAAACACCTGTCCCTCTGCCAAGGATATTAAGGCCATCCTTGCTTCCGTTGGAGCTGATGTTGATGATGAAAAAATCGATTTGCTTTTATCTCAAGTGGATGGTAAGGATATCACAGAGATGATTGCAGCTGGTAGGGAGAAGTTAGCTTCAGTACCCGCTGGTGGTGGTGCTGGTGTTGCAGTTGCTGCTGCTGCAGCTGGAGGTGCTGCCGCTGCACCTGTTGCTGAGGATAAGAAAGAGGAGAAAGTAGAAGAGAAAGAGGAGTCCGATGATGATATGGGCTTCAGTCTTTTTGACTAA